The Medicago truncatula cultivar Jemalong A17 chromosome 7, MtrunA17r5.0-ANR, whole genome shotgun sequence genome includes the window CCGACACTTATTGAAGCTGAAACAACCACATCTCCTAAATTAATCACAATGGGAGATGTTGATCCACCAGCAGCAAGGCCTAAGTTGGGAGATTATGGGCTAGCAAATCACCGTGGTCGCTTAACTCATGTGTTCCGACCTGCTAACCCTGTTGCTTTTGACATCAAGGCATCAGTTCAGAATGGATTGAAGGAAAGACAGTTTGATGGTACCGAGACCATCAGCCCTCATGAACATCTAAGCCACTTTGCTGAAACTTGTGAGTTTTGTGTTCCTCCAGCAAATGTTACTGAAGACCAAAAGAAACTCAGGCTATTCCCGTTCACTTTAACCGGTAAAGCTAAAGACTGGTTATTGACTTTGCCGAATGGGACCATCCAAACATGAGATGAGTTGGACCTGAAGTTTTTAGAGAAGTTTTTCCCTATGTCCAAGTACCTGGATAAGAAACAAGGGATAGCCAACTTTATGCACGGGGAAGGTGAGTCACTTTATGATGCTTGGGAAAGATTtaacttacttttgaaaagatgCCCTGGCCATGAGTTCTCTAACCAAGGAGTTACATGCTTATCGATTTTCCAACAAAGAACAACAAGCAGCTGCAATAAAGTGTGATTTGTGTGGTGAGGGCCATCCTAATGGTGAGTGTGTACCTGAGGGAGCTAGTGAAGAAGCTAACTATGGGAATTATCAAAGGCAAAACTCTTACTATAATTCAGGAATGAACAAGCACCCTAACCTGAGTTACTCCAACAACAGCACATTGAATCCTTTGATTCCTAAtccgcaacaacaacaacaaccaagaaaGCCTTCCGGTCTTGAAAAGACAATGATGAACTTCATGAAAATGACTCAAGGTAATTTTGAGGAAATGAAGAAAAGTCAAGATATTGAAAGGAAGAATAATGAAGCTTTAAGGAAATTGCTTGAAACACAACTTGGGCAATTAGCTAAGCAGTTGGCTGAACAAAACAAGGGGGGATTCTCAGGTAACACCCAGGAGAACCCTAAAAATGAGACTTGCAATGCTATTGAGTTGAGGAGCAAAAAGGTTTTGACACCTTTAGTTCCAAAAGTTCCAAAGAAGGTTGATGAAGATGTTATGGAGGTAGATAAAGATGTTGAAGTTAAGGAAGTAGTTGAAAAAGAAACTGAGCATGGTGAAGTTGAAAAAGAGAGTGATCAAGGTGTAGTTGAAaatgaaaggaagaaaaaaaaagggggaGAAAAAAGTGAGAAGTTAATAGATGAAGACTCGATCTTGAGAAAGTCTAAGAGTCAAATTTTGAAAGATGGGGATAAACCACAAGTCATTCCATCTTATGTGAAGCTTCCATACCCTCATCTAgccaaaaataagaagaaagagGAAGGACAATTTAAGAAATTCATGCAACTCTTCTCACAACTTCAGGTGAATATTCCTTTTGGTGAAGCTCTTGATCAAATGCCTGTTTATGCTAAATTCATGaaagaaatgttaacgagtagAAGAAAGCCAAAAGATGATGAGAACATCGCTCTTTCCGAGAATTGTAGTGCTATTCTCCAAAGGAAGCTTCCACCTAAGCTTAAAGATCCTGGTGCCTTTACCATCCCTTGCTCCATTGGGCCGGTAGACATTGGGAGAGCTCTATGTGATTTAGGGGCTAGCATCAACTTGATGCCTCTTTCAATGATGAAGAAGCTTGGAagtcgggagctatctccggtatcAGTGTTTATAGAGTTTAGGTAGGCTCTTATCTAGGCGTCAGTTTGTTGGTCTAGATTgtcttttgttttggattttgttatgtttggagatatACCCGTGTGTTGGGGTTTTGAGatttcatctatgttgatgtaataattgattcatgacatgtatattttaaGTACTTTGGTtcatattccgctgcgactgttgagatttatatgcatgtatgttgaatttgaattttgaatgatgaCGTAgaatctatttcttgaataaatgtattattcgcat containing:
- the LOC112416592 gene encoding uncharacterized protein, whose product is MSSLTKELHAYRFSNKEQQAAAIKCDLCGEGHPNGECVPEGASEEANYGNYQRQNSYYNSGMNKHPNLSYSNNSTLNPLIPNPQQQQQPRKPSGLEKTMMNFMKMTQGNFEEMKKSQDIERKNNEALRKLLETQLGQLAKQLAEQNKGGFSGNTQENPKNETCNAIELRSKKVLTPLVPKVPKKVDEDVMEVDKDVEVKEVVEKETEHGEVEKESDQGVVENERKKKKGGEKSEKLIDEDSILRKSKSQILKDGDKPQVIPSYVKLPYPHLAKNKKKEEGQFKKFMQLFSQLQVNIPFGEALDQMPVYAKFMKEMLTSRRKPKDDENIALSENCSAILQRKLPPKLKDPGAFTIPCSIGPVDIGRALCDLGASINLMPLSMMKKLGSRELSPVSVFIEFR